The following are encoded in a window of Amaranthus tricolor cultivar Red isolate AtriRed21 chromosome 2, ASM2621246v1, whole genome shotgun sequence genomic DNA:
- the LOC130805802 gene encoding uncharacterized protein LOC130805802, with protein MAMDFAMETQNVRLGLCTNGFNLFGSSGQQKENFQLRAALMWTINDFPAYSMLSRWSTAGRYAYPYCMDDSQAFYLTHSKKMSWFDCHRRFLDRSHPYRRNRTNFRSGLVEKRDPPIIRTGHKLLDELDHKTKDHIKGRHDLRELGIRSELHPIGTSIPKASYTLNEQQICALLQWLKSIRFSDGYVSNMARNIDMAKHQLFGMKSHDCHVFMQRLIPTLKMEANSPVIICKLETIFPPTFFDSMEHIPIHLAYEARIAGPVQYRWMYPFERYLRHLKLNVKDKAAVEASICNAYLTEEASHFVSHYFEPHVRCRVGDLPRNDGGSYNNVVSGVFTIFSHPIRFHGKGKAYIFDERDYEIAHRYVLMNCPDVDVFVSEFKSSIQRHEPNWSSQRIEAFVQEYFTNAFRTAARQGLFDNRVNSDILKQMAEGPLKHAQSYNVCYTNGYRCHTILHASNKSADNSGVCVKAADNSRDEDDFYGQLLEIVEVEYPGIPINRVHDNDEDTEEDVDLVLSENEGSEDEDVENNEYFSDEE; from the exons atggCGATGG ACTTTGCAATGGAGACTCAAAACGTGCGGCTTGGTCTGTGTACAAATGGTTTTAACCTCTTTGGAAGTTCGGGtcaaca aaaggagaatttTCAACTGcgagcagctttaatgtggacgatCAATGACTTTCCAGCTTATTCGATGTTGTCTAGGTGGAGTACTGCGGGCCGATATGCTTACCCTTACTGCATGGATGATTCACAAGCCTTCTACCTTACGCATAGCAAGAAGATGTCTTGGTTTGACTGTCATAGAAGGTTTTTAGATAGAAGTCATCCCTATAGgagaaatagaacaaatttcAGATCAGGCCTTGTTGAGAAAAGAGATCCACCTATTATTCGGACTGGACATAaattgcttgatgaattagaCCA taaaacaaaggatcacatCAAGGGTAGACACGATCTGCGTGAACTTGGTATACGTTCAGAATTGCATCCTATAG GTACGTCTATTCCTAAAGCTTCCTATACATTAAATGAACAACAGATATGTGCTTTGCTTCAATGGTTGAAAAGTATTAGATTTTCCGATGGTTATGTGTCCAATATGGCAAGGAATATTGACATGGCCAAGCATCAATTGTTCGGCATGAAAAGTCACGACTGTCATGTTTTCATGCAACGCTTAATTCCAACGCTTAAGATGGAAGCAAATAGTCCGGTTATCATCTGCAAACTAGAGACTATATTTCCGCCCACATTCTTTGATAGCATGGAACACATTCCTATCCATTTGGCATATGAGGCAAGGATTGCAGGACCGGTCCAATACAGATGGATGTATCCATTTGAGAG GTACCTTAGACATTTGAAACTCAATGTGAAAGATAAAGCTGCTGTTGAAGCGTCGATATGCAACGCTTATTTAACCGAGGAAGCATCACATtttgtttcccattattttgagcCACATGTGCGATGCAGGGTCGGAGACCTTCCCAGGAATGATGGTGGAAGTTACAACAATGTTGTATCTGGTGTATTCACAATCTTCAGTCATCCAATAAGATTTCATGGAAAAGGAAAAGCATATATTTTTGATGAAAGAGATTACGAGATTGCCCATAGATACGTGCTAATGAACTGTCCAGATGTGGATGTATTTGTATCTGAgtttaaaagttcaattcaaagacATGAACCGAATTGGTCAAGTCAGAGGATTGAAGCGTTTGTGCAAGAATATTTTACAAATGCATTCAGAACAGCA GCAAGACAAGGATTATTCGATAACCGAGTGAACAGTGACATTTTGAAGCAGATGGCTGAAGGACCACTTAAACATGCTCAAAGTTACAATGTCTGTTACACAAACGGATATAGATGTCATACAATACTTCATGCATCAAATAAATCTGCAGACAATAGTGGAGTGTGCGTCAAAGCTGCTGACAACAGTCGTGACGAAGATGATTTTTACGGGCAATTGCTTGAAATAGTAGAGGTTGAATACCCGGGGATACCTATCAATAGA GtgcatgataatgatgaagatacTGAAGAAGATGTGGATCTTGTACTGTCAGAAAACGAAGGAtccgaagatgaagatgttgagAACAATGAGTATTTTAGTGATGAAGAGTAg